The region CAGCTAAGAGACCGGGTAGTGAGAGGGGCAGGGTAATGCGCCTGAAGACGTTAAGTTCCGTGGCCTTCAGAGTCCGGGCCGCCTGCTGTAAGCTATCGTCAATCTGCTCAAATGCCCCCAGAGTCGTTTTGTACATCAGCGGGAAAGCTACTACCGTGGCTGTGATAACAGCGGCATACCAAGTAAAGACCACGCTAATCCCACCTGAGAACAGGACTCTGAACGGCCCATTTTTGCCGAGCAGCAGCAGTAAGAGAAAGCCCAGGACCGTCGGCGGGAGAACCATCGGGGCAAGAAAAAGACTATCTAATAGCGATCGCCAACGGCCTCGATAGTGCTGCATAAAATGGGCGGCAGCAATCCCCAAAAAGAACGTTACGACAGTGGCAATTGTCGCAATTCGGAGAGAAATCCAAAGGGGGGAAAGATTAATCATGGCAGCAAAGGGGCTGACCTAAGCACGGCCAAATCCAAATTCTTCGAAGGTTTGTTGAGCGGCATCCGTGATCAGAAAATTAATGAAGGCTTGAGCCGCTTCTGAGTGAGCGGTGCTTTGGATCATCGCAACTGGATATACGATCGGTAGATGAGAGTCTTCAGGGACCGTTGTCAGCACCTTTACCTGCTGAGAAAGAGCTGCATCAGTCGCATACACCATACCCAGTTCAGCATTACCGTTTTCCACGGCGGCGAGGACATTGCGAACAGTGTTGCCGAAGACAAATTTAGTTCGTAGGGGGTCTAGCAGGTCCAATTTTGTGAACACTTGCTGGGCATATTGTCCGGCGGGGACGCTGCGAAATTCACCGACGGCGAAGCGACTGATATCAATGTCTCTGAGCTGAGTCAGGTCCGTGATCTCGTAATTAGAGTTTGTGGGAGCAATCAGTACCAGACTGTTGGTTACTAAATTTCGTTGACTGTCGGGTTGAACAATCCCTTTCTCTGACAGTGCATTCATTTGTTTTGTAGCAGCGGAGCAAAAAACGTCGGCCGGTGCGCCCTGCTCGATTTGCCGCTGGAGCGCACCGGAAGCACCAAAATTATAGTCAATTGCAATGGTGGGATGGGCGGTATTGAACTGAGTTGCGATCCCATCAAGTGCCTCTTGCAAACTCGCAGCAGCAGACACTGTGATCGTCACGGAGGTCGTCTGTTCGGTAGAGGTCAGAGAACTGGAGCTGCAGCTCACCAGTAAACAAGCGAGCAAACCTGCCATGAACCAGGCAGAAAATTGGCAGCGTTGCATCATTGGTGTTCACGGGTAGAGTGCTCTCAAAGGTTCGAGTGAGGAAGCCGCTAGGCTTTGGCCTGAGCTTTATCCCTAGGATAGAGGCCCCACTGATGGGCCAGCCGATTTTGTTGCCCAATCAGTGAGGGTACGAGAAAGGTAGGATTCCCCTAATTTTTTATACACCTACCCCAAAGATCTCAGAAATGAAGTGATTCTGAGCGCGAATGTCTCCTTTCTCAACACCGATGCCCTGTCCTTTACGGATGGCATTCATCGACTCATAGCCTCGGCTCGTTTGCTTGGCACTCCAGAATTTCTGAAATCCTAAGCCCGTACGTATTCCGCGACGCCTGCTGGCAGATCTGACAGATTCTGAACGACTGTTAAGCAAATCTAATTAATGATAGCTAAGACTTATATGTTTCCTTGGTTGATATTTGTTCTAATTATATTTATATTGGACTCATGTCACCTCTGAAAAACAACTTGGAGCGAAAATCATGACTCATGCGATTACATCCCCTAAAGCAGCATCACTCTACGCACTTATTCCTATTGCTGATTCACAAGCCCGATGCAAACCTGATTCTGCTCTTGAAACAACCTTTGCCGCAGCGCTCGAACCTGCTCGTCGTCTGACAGATATGTATGGCACTCAAAATATTGAGGTAACGGTTGCTTGGGAAGTGATTGGGGAGTTGGGGAGAGCCATCACTCGTCAACGGCTCTCGGTACAGACTGCATTTGACCGCTACTGTGCCGCGAATCCAGATGCACCCGAAGCTCGGATATATGACGTTTAAGGTTCTTTGGAAAGGACATTAGATTCGTAAGGTCACTCCATGTTCGCTAATCTTTCAATTCCGATGAATGCTACAGCTCAGGGCGTCGATCAGTTCGTCAGTAAAGTTATGACGGGCGCGATCGCAGCGCTGCTAAAGCGAACAGAAAAGCTAGACGTTAGGGTCAGAGCAGAACCTGTTGCAAAGCTGTTTCACGGCAGTATTGATGGGTTTGATTTTATTGGTCAGGGTCTATTGATGCATAGCGGTCTCCAAGTAGACCGCATGGAGTTTTACCTGCAGGCACTCTCCATTGACTTTGGCGCTCTCTTGCGGGGACAAGTCCAACTTCGGCAATCAACCCAGTCTTCTATGCGGGTTGTATTGACAGAAGAGGATTTGACAGCCGCCTTCAACGCATCTTTTCTCACGGAAAAACTGCAGCAGCTTTCCTATGGCGGACAGCCGCTTTTGTTCGAGAAAACACGAATTAGTATCAACGAAGATCAGTTCCTGCGGATGCAAAGCTGGGTCTACTTCGGTCAGGTCGAACAAATGCTGGAAATCGACATCACGGCTCGTCTGGATTTTAAGGGCCGGCGCAAGCTCCAGTTTGTAGAGGTGACCTACGGTGGCGATCAGAGGGCCATAGAGCTGGGTCAGATGTTGACTCGTCACGTCAATAATCTAATGGATTTAGACCAGTTTAGCTTTGATGGGATGAAGCGTCGCGTGGATTTACTGCGACTGAAAGATCAACAACTTACCCCCTATGGCGTTGCCTACATGGAAAAATTTCCACAGCAGCATGGTTAATGTTCTGCTGTGACTCTGTTCACACCAGTTGAGAGGCTGATTCAACCAAGTATTAGGAGTAAATGATGGCGACTCTATCTGCACCAGCAAGTGATAGACCACTCAATGGGCGACTGACGATTCAGTCCCAAGAAATTGGGGCAGAGACCCTGGCGCTGCGCTGCCTAGATTGGAATCGAGATCGCTTTGATATTGAGTTTGGTCTTGAGGATGGCACCACCTACAACTCATTCTTGATATATGGCGAAAAGACGGCCTTAATCGATACCAGCCACGCTAAATTTGGCCGTCTATATCTAGATGCGCTGGCCAAAAATATTGATTGGTTTGACCTGGACTACTTGATCGTGAGCCATACGGAGCCAGACCACAGTGGTCTTGTGAAGGAGGTGCTGGCCCTAGCGCCCAAGGTCACGGTGGTGGGTGCCAAGGTGGCGATTCAGTTTCTCGAAAATATGGTCCACCAGCCCTTCTATTCCCAAGTGGTGAAACAGGGAGATCGCATCGATTTGGGAAACGACCATGAATTGACCTTTGTCTCAGCCCCCAACCTACACTGGCCGGATACAATTTTGACCCACGACGCCAAAACGAACATCCTGTTCACTTGTGACGTCTTTGGGATGCACTATTGCAACGATCTGCTTTATGACGAAGAACCGGATCGTCTGGCACCTCATTTTCAGTACTACTACGACTGCTTGATGCGTCCCAATTCCCGCTCAGTGTTGAGCGCCCTCAAGCGAACTGCGAATCTCAATGTCCAAACTATTGCCACAGGGCACGGTCCCCTTCTTGAGCAGCATATCCCGGACTGGATAGACCGTTATCGAGATTGGAGCGAACAGCAAGCTCAGCTCGATCAACTCGTGGTTGTGTTTTATGAAGACGGCTATGGTCACGGAGAAATATTGGCCCAAGGCATTGCCCAAGGCATCACCAAAACAGGAGTGGTGGTTGAATGTGTTGATCTCGAGACTGCAGACCCCCATGACCTGAGAGAACTCGTTCAAATGGCAGCTGGAATTGTATTGGGAATGCCGTCACAATCAAATCTAGCCACGGCCCACACTGCGTTGAGCAGCATCCTGGCAGCGGTACACCGGAAACAGACCGTTGGCCTATTTGAGTCTGGTGGCGGTGAAGATGAACCCATTTATCCTCTCCGCAGTACCTTACAAGAAATGGGGCTGACCGAGGCTTTCTCGCCGATTTTAGTGAAGGATACTCCCGACCGAGATCTAATGCAGCATTGCGAGGAAGCAGGGATTGATTTAGGCCAGTGGCTCACGCGAGATCGAACCATTCAGGAGATCAAGGCTTTAGACACAGACTTAGAGCTTGCCCTCGGACGCCTCAGCGGTGGACTTTACATTCTGACGGCCCAAAAGGGAGAGGTGTCGAATGCGATGCTGGCTTCCTGGGTAACCCAGGCCAGCCTAGAGCCGTTAGGGGTGGCAGTAGCTGTTGCAAAAGATCGGGCCATTGAGTCATTGCTGCAGGTGGGCGATCGCTTTGTTCTGAATATTTTGGCGGAGGAGACGGCTCAGCACCTGATGCGACATTTCCTGAAGCGCTTTCCTCCAGGAGGCGATCGGTTTGCCGGAGTCAAGGTCTATGCCTCAAGTCACGGGGCCTCTATTTTGGCAGAGGCACTCGCGTATTTGGAATGTCAGGTGACCAGCCGTTTGGAGTGCAGCGATCACTGGGTCATCTACAGCACCGTTGAACAGGGCCGGGTCTCTAATTTAGATGGCTTGACCGCTGTTCGCCATCGTAAGGTCGGTAATCATTATTAAGGAGTCAGGTTCCATGAGCCTTCTAGACACGCCCATACTTAACAGAATTCGTTGGGTCAACCGCAGTAATATCGTCAGCTCCCTAGAATTTGTTCAGGATCTGATTGTCATTTGCCTTTGTATTGGCCTGTTTGGCTTTATGGTGCTACAGCTTCGGGATATGTTCATGTCTTTGCTGCCACCGCTCGATCTCCCCAATGTGACTGCAGACATTCTGTTCATCCTGATTTTAGTCGAGCTGTTTCGACTACTCATCATTTACCTGCGGGAGAGGCGTGTTTCCATCGGTGTGACGGTGGAAGTCTCCATTGTTTCGGCGCTCCGAGAAGTCATTGTAAACGGCATTCTAGAGATTCCCTGGCTGCAGGTCTTGATGACTTGCTTGTTTCTTGGCACCCTGGCACTCCTGCTGGTGGTGCGGGTCTGGCTGCCCCCTACCTTTGAGGGCATTAACCCCGAAGAACAACTCTCTCAACGCCGTCGCAGCGAACTACAAAATGACTCGCAGCAAAAGCATTCAATCCCCAATGGATATAGCGCTGAAAATTGAGATTGTATGTAGTTCAGCATCCATCCATCATTTGCAAAGAGACTCACCATGATTTTCAGTCCACCCTCAGTAACCACTCGCCCCCGTGATGTCCAAGTTCAAGACATTGGTGCTCAAACCTTCGCGCTCAGGTCACGAACCTGGGAACAGCTTAAGTTTGAGATAGAATATGCCCGCGAGAAAGGCACCACTGCCAATTCCTATCTGATTCGCGCCCAGAAAACAGCTCTAATTGACCCTCCCGGTGCTTCATTTACTGACATTTATCTGGAAGCTCTGGAAAACTGTATCCCGCTGCACCGGGTGGATTATGTGATTGTGCAGCACGTCAATCCCAATCGGCTGGCAACCCTCAAAGTTCTACTAGCAAAAGCAACTCAGGCTCGAATTATTTGTACCAAGCCCGCTGCTCTTGCACTTGAACAAGCGATGGCAGAATGGTCAGACCGGATTCAGGCGGTCCGGGATGGCGATACGCTGGCACTCGGCAAGGACCACGATCTCAAGTTTGCCTTTATCCCCACTCCCCGTTGGGCAGATGGATTATGTACCTATGATGCCGGCACCCAAATTTTATACACCGATAAACTCTTTGGCGCGCATCTATGCGGAGATGAGCTTTGGGATATTCATTGGCAGTCTCTAGAAAGCGATCGCAAATATTATTTTGATTGTCTCCATGCCATGCAAGCCAAGCAGGTCGAAGCGACGGTGGCTAAACTGACTGACTATCCAGCTCGTATGTATGCACCAGGGCACGGTCCTCTGATTCGCTATAGTCTCAGCCGTTTGACGGCAATCTATACCGAATGGTGTCAGCAACAACAACAGCAGGATTTCAAGGTGATTCTGCTCTACGCTTCTGCCTATGGGAACACCGCCCGTGCTGCCGATGCGATCGCTCAAGGGTTAATTCAGTCGGGGATTCAGGTGCAGTCTATCAACTGCGAACACGCCGACCCAGTGGACTTGGCGACCTTGATTGAAGATAGTGACGGCATTATCATTGGTTCCCCCACCTTGGGTGGCCATGCCCCCATCCAAATTCAAACCGCGCTCAGTACTGTATTAGCCACGGCAAGCTATCGGAAGCTAGTGGGCGTATTTGGCTCCTATGGCTGGAGTGGGGAGGCGATCGATTTTATTGAGCGCAAGCTCAAGGACGCCAACTTCAGCTTTGGTTTTGAGACCTTACGGATTCGGTTCAGCCCTACGGAAGCAGTTCTGAAAGACTGTCAAGCAGCGGGTGTAACGTTTGCGACCGCCCTCCAGAAACATCGAAAGAAGCGGGTCTTTTCCAAGCCGCTGTTAGTGCAGAAGGTCGATCGCACCGCCCAGGCAATGGGGCGCGTGATTGGCTCCATCTGTGTCGTGACCTATCGGACGGCAACGGGACATCGCAGCATTTTAACCTCTTGGGTGTCTCAGGCGACTTTTACGCCGCCCGGTATTATGCTTGCTATCGCATCCGAGCGGGGGCTAGATGATGTGCTTCAGCCGAATACTCCATTTGTGCTTAATTTGCTGCAACACGGACGTACTTTGCGGCAGCACTTTTTCAGAGATCGCGTGTCTAACCCCACGGTAATTCCTACGCTGAGTACGGAATGTACAGAGCAAGGTGGACTCGTGCTCACCGAGTCCGTCGCCTATTTAGAGTGTAGAACCCAGCAGCGCATGCTGTGCGGCGATCGCTGGTTAATTTATGCCACGGTAGAGCGGGGCAAGGTGTTAGATGCCTCTGGGAAAACCGCCATTCACTATCGGGTTTCAGGCCACGAAGAATAAAATGGGTTAGAGTCTCTGAGAGCAAATGGTCGATAGTAATTGGCATCACAATCGCACGGCAGTGTTAACCACCATGCATCGCAAGAAAGAAGTGATCGTTCCCCTCTTTGCCGCCAAGCTTTCGATCTCGGTTGAAGTCCCGCCCCAGTTTGACACCAATCGCTTTGGAACTTTGCCCGCGAAATCAATCTGTGAATTCCGTTAGGTCCGGCAGGTCAATTTTCCATCCTACGGCCTTGTTATTTCCACCCATTTCGAGAAACTACAACCCATCACTCGCTATGTAGGTCATCTAATAAGTGAATTGGTATCAGTGGCATTGAATCAGTAATCTGCTGGTTCTGATGGCCCAGAAGTTTTATGCTCGCGTATGTGAGTTGAGCTGGTCCAACTCCCCTTGTCGTTGTAGTGATGGATCAAGCGTTGCCTTTCAGTGGGACTCACCAACCACCCCGCTTCTACAAAGAAAGCCGCCTGGTCGCTATCCAATTTGAGAGGGATATTGCTGGAAGCTCCATCCGGGAGTAAAGTGACAACTCGGGTCATATTGTCTTCAAAACAGATTTGCTTGCCTTCAATTCTCCCCTTAGAGGTCAGGCTTTGTCCCTCAAATTCTAAGGTTTGGAGCAGTTGGTTCTCACCATGCCGAACAACTTCTAGGCGGGTTGAATATTGAGTTGATTTTTGTAAGTCCGTGTACTCGGTATGGGCTTGGCCCTCCCAGACTCCAAGAAGTTGCTCAACCGTGAGGGGCGGTCGCTCATGGGCCGTGCTTCCAGCCCGAAACTCTCGAATAAGGGTCAGTCCTTGAAATTCCCCTTGCTCGTCATAAAGCTGCACTAAGCGCAGGCGGCGATCGCTTGTCACCAATCCATATTCTGCACCGAATGTGGAAAAAGGCGCTAACTGTATCGTGCCCTTAGAAAAGGCTCCCGTCTCAAAAACAAGGATATACCGACCGAGGGTCCGATGTTCTTGCTGATAGTCTTTTGTCGGTGGGGTGTCATAGTCACCATCGCCAAATCG is a window of Acaryochloris thomasi RCC1774 DNA encoding:
- the modA gene encoding molybdate ABC transporter substrate-binding protein, which translates into the protein MQRCQFSAWFMAGLLACLLVSCSSSSLTSTEQTTSVTITVSAAASLQEALDGIATQFNTAHPTIAIDYNFGASGALQRQIEQGAPADVFCSAATKQMNALSEKGIVQPDSQRNLVTNSLVLIAPTNSNYEITDLTQLRDIDISRFAVGEFRSVPAGQYAQQVFTKLDLLDPLRTKFVFGNTVRNVLAAVENGNAELGMVYATDAALSQQVKVLTTVPEDSHLPIVYPVAMIQSTAHSEAAQAFINFLITDAAQQTFEEFGFGRA
- a CDS encoding diflavin flavoprotein, giving the protein MIFSPPSVTTRPRDVQVQDIGAQTFALRSRTWEQLKFEIEYAREKGTTANSYLIRAQKTALIDPPGASFTDIYLEALENCIPLHRVDYVIVQHVNPNRLATLKVLLAKATQARIICTKPAALALEQAMAEWSDRIQAVRDGDTLALGKDHDLKFAFIPTPRWADGLCTYDAGTQILYTDKLFGAHLCGDELWDIHWQSLESDRKYYFDCLHAMQAKQVEATVAKLTDYPARMYAPGHGPLIRYSLSRLTAIYTEWCQQQQQQDFKVILLYASAYGNTARAADAIAQGLIQSGIQVQSINCEHADPVDLATLIEDSDGIIIGSPTLGGHAPIQIQTALSTVLATASYRKLVGVFGSYGWSGEAIDFIERKLKDANFSFGFETLRIRFSPTEAVLKDCQAAGVTFATALQKHRKKRVFSKPLLVQKVDRTAQAMGRVIGSICVVTYRTATGHRSILTSWVSQATFTPPGIMLAIASERGLDDVLQPNTPFVLNLLQHGRTLRQHFFRDRVSNPTVIPTLSTECTEQGGLVLTESVAYLECRTQQRMLCGDRWLIYATVERGKVLDASGKTAIHYRVSGHEE
- a CDS encoding DUF3598 family protein, whose product is MSKKWENFFKNLGEWRGSFTQFSLEGDQLSSTDSIINLESFDNNQAFRFRVRRFGDGDYDTPPTKDYQQEHRTLGRYILVFETGAFSKGTIQLAPFSTFGAEYGLVTSDRRLRLVQLYDEQGEFQGLTLIREFRAGSTAHERPPLTVEQLLGVWEGQAHTEYTDLQKSTQYSTRLEVVRHGENQLLQTLEFEGQSLTSKGRIEGKQICFEDNMTRVVTLLPDGASSNIPLKLDSDQAAFFVEAGWLVSPTERQRLIHHYNDKGSWTSSTHIREHKTSGPSEPADY
- a CDS encoding integrase — encoded protein: MNAIRKGQGIGVEKGDIRAQNHFISEIFGVGV
- a CDS encoding phosphate-starvation-inducible PsiE family protein, translating into MSLLDTPILNRIRWVNRSNIVSSLEFVQDLIVICLCIGLFGFMVLQLRDMFMSLLPPLDLPNVTADILFILILVELFRLLIIYLRERRVSIGVTVEVSIVSALREVIVNGILEIPWLQVLMTCLFLGTLALLLVVRVWLPPTFEGINPEEQLSQRRRSELQNDSQQKHSIPNGYSAEN
- a CDS encoding CP12 domain-containing protein; translated protein: MTHAITSPKAASLYALIPIADSQARCKPDSALETTFAAALEPARRLTDMYGTQNIEVTVAWEVIGELGRAITRQRLSVQTAFDRYCAANPDAPEARIYDV
- a CDS encoding LmeA family phospholipid-binding protein → MFANLSIPMNATAQGVDQFVSKVMTGAIAALLKRTEKLDVRVRAEPVAKLFHGSIDGFDFIGQGLLMHSGLQVDRMEFYLQALSIDFGALLRGQVQLRQSTQSSMRVVLTEEDLTAAFNASFLTEKLQQLSYGGQPLLFEKTRISINEDQFLRMQSWVYFGQVEQMLEIDITARLDFKGRRKLQFVEVTYGGDQRAIELGQMLTRHVNNLMDLDQFSFDGMKRRVDLLRLKDQQLTPYGVAYMEKFPQQHG
- a CDS encoding diflavin flavoprotein — encoded protein: MATLSAPASDRPLNGRLTIQSQEIGAETLALRCLDWNRDRFDIEFGLEDGTTYNSFLIYGEKTALIDTSHAKFGRLYLDALAKNIDWFDLDYLIVSHTEPDHSGLVKEVLALAPKVTVVGAKVAIQFLENMVHQPFYSQVVKQGDRIDLGNDHELTFVSAPNLHWPDTILTHDAKTNILFTCDVFGMHYCNDLLYDEEPDRLAPHFQYYYDCLMRPNSRSVLSALKRTANLNVQTIATGHGPLLEQHIPDWIDRYRDWSEQQAQLDQLVVVFYEDGYGHGEILAQGIAQGITKTGVVVECVDLETADPHDLRELVQMAAGIVLGMPSQSNLATAHTALSSILAAVHRKQTVGLFESGGGEDEPIYPLRSTLQEMGLTEAFSPILVKDTPDRDLMQHCEEAGIDLGQWLTRDRTIQEIKALDTDLELALGRLSGGLYILTAQKGEVSNAMLASWVTQASLEPLGVAVAVAKDRAIESLLQVGDRFVLNILAEETAQHLMRHFLKRFPPGGDRFAGVKVYASSHGASILAEALAYLECQVTSRLECSDHWVIYSTVEQGRVSNLDGLTAVRHRKVGNHY